The proteins below come from a single Acidimicrobiia bacterium genomic window:
- a CDS encoding 2-C-methyl-D-erythritol 4-phosphate cytidylyltransferase, which yields MSGSHAGYGPLSSLNVWTVVVSAGHGERFGADKSVASLGGKTVLEHSVAAAQTVGTVVVVTAADRCQAVEHLLEGFEKVAAVVAGGATRSASVRAGLAAVPTSAEILLVHDGARPLASPALFAAVVEAVRQGADAVVPGLTATDSLRWRQGGALDRQQVVIVQTPQGFSAQALRQAHKEQGETTDDASLVEAHGGQVEVVAGETGNIKVTHVEDLAILNHHLKLRNTDA from the coding sequence ATGAGTGGTAGCCATGCCGGATACGGCCCTTTGTCTTCGTTGAATGTTTGGACCGTGGTGGTATCTGCGGGCCACGGGGAGCGCTTTGGTGCCGACAAGTCGGTGGCCTCTTTGGGCGGAAAAACGGTACTTGAGCATTCGGTGGCCGCCGCCCAGACCGTGGGAACGGTGGTGGTGGTGACGGCCGCTGATCGTTGCCAGGCAGTGGAACACCTGCTTGAGGGTTTTGAAAAAGTAGCAGCGGTGGTGGCCGGGGGAGCAACACGATCGGCTTCAGTACGGGCTGGGCTGGCTGCTGTGCCGACTAGCGCAGAGATTTTGTTAGTCCACGATGGGGCCCGCCCGCTGGCTTCACCCGCTCTTTTTGCTGCGGTAGTTGAAGCAGTGCGTCAAGGAGCAGATGCGGTGGTCCCGGGTCTCACGGCCACTGATTCGCTGCGTTGGCGGCAAGGCGGAGCGCTGGATCGCCAGCAAGTGGTCATAGTGCAAACTCCTCAAGGTTTTTCTGCTCAAGCGTTGCGCCAGGCGCATAAAGAACAGGGGGAAACGACCGACGATGCCTCGCTGGTGGAAGCTCATGGGGGCCAAGTAGAGGTAGTGGCCGGGGAAACTGGCAATATAAAGGTCACCCATGTGGAAGATTTAGCCATACTCAACCACCATCTGAAATTAAGGAACACCGATGCCTGA